From one Flavobacterium sp. N502536 genomic stretch:
- a CDS encoding CBS domain-containing protein, with the protein MTVDQILNTKGKNVYSVLSTTTVYEALKVMGEKNIGAILVIDGSDLKGILSERDYARKIVLKDKSSKETFVHEIMESNIFSVKLSNNIEDCMELMSTKRIRHLPVLEDGVVVGIISISDVVKAIIEIQKDTIHHLNSYISQ; encoded by the coding sequence ATGACTGTAGATCAAATACTAAACACAAAAGGGAAAAATGTTTACTCAGTTCTTTCAACGACAACGGTTTATGAAGCCTTAAAAGTGATGGGAGAGAAAAACATAGGAGCCATTCTTGTTATTGATGGTTCCGATTTAAAAGGAATATTGTCTGAAAGGGATTATGCCCGAAAAATTGTTTTAAAAGATAAATCATCAAAAGAAACCTTTGTGCATGAAATTATGGAAAGCAATATTTTCTCGGTAAAACTTTCAAATAATATTGAAGATTGTATGGAACTGATGAGTACCAAAAGAATCAGGCATTTACCGGTTTTAGAAGATGGAGTCGTAGTAGGAATAATATCTATAAGTGATGTGGTTAAGGCCATTATCGAAATTCAGAAAGACACGATACATCATTTAAACTCTTATATTTCGCAGTAA
- a CDS encoding type IX secretion system membrane protein PorP/SprF, giving the protein MKKIILMFLLFSVVCSAQQDAQYTQYMYNTIAINPAYAGSRGALSVFGLYRTQWIGLDGAPETSTFSINTPLNNSNLGLGVSLVNDKIGPTNENTLSTDLSYSVPTSETFKLSFGIKATANLFNLDINKLNPENQGDPQFQNLNNRITPNIGAGVYWHSDKAYVGLSIPNFIETNRFNDDDTAIFKDKINYYLMAGYVFDLDYYIKFKPAILTKMVQGAPLQVDASANFMFDDKFVVGLAYRWSASLSAMAGFQVTDGLYIGYGYDHETTNLRRYNSGSHEIFLRFEFLNNYNRITSPRFF; this is encoded by the coding sequence ATGAAAAAGATAATTTTAATGTTCCTGTTATTTTCGGTTGTGTGTTCGGCTCAGCAAGATGCGCAATACACACAATACATGTACAATACCATCGCAATAAACCCTGCTTATGCGGGCTCCCGTGGTGCATTAAGTGTTTTTGGGTTGTACCGTACACAATGGATTGGACTGGACGGAGCACCCGAAACCAGTACTTTTTCCATCAATACTCCTCTAAACAACAGTAACTTAGGATTAGGAGTTTCTTTAGTAAACGATAAAATTGGACCTACCAACGAGAACACTTTATCAACCGATTTGTCTTATAGTGTTCCAACCTCAGAAACTTTTAAGCTTTCTTTTGGAATAAAAGCCACGGCGAATCTTTTTAATTTGGATATCAACAAATTGAATCCCGAAAATCAGGGAGATCCGCAATTTCAGAATCTAAACAATAGAATTACACCTAACATTGGAGCCGGAGTGTATTGGCATTCTGATAAAGCCTATGTAGGATTGTCGATTCCGAATTTTATCGAAACCAATCGTTTCAATGATGATGATACGGCAATTTTTAAAGATAAAATCAACTACTATTTAATGGCAGGTTATGTTTTTGATTTGGACTATTACATCAAATTCAAACCGGCAATATTAACCAAAATGGTTCAGGGAGCGCCTTTACAAGTAGATGCTTCGGCTAACTTTATGTTCGATGATAAATTTGTTGTAGGATTGGCCTATCGTTGGAGTGCCTCGCTGAGTGCAATGGCAGGTTTTCAGGTAACAGATGGTTTATATATTGGTTATGGCTACGATCATGAAACCACTAATTTAAGAAGATACAATTCGGGATCACATGAGATCTTCCTGCGTTTTGAGTTTCTTAATAATTATAATAGAATTACCTCACCAAGATTCTTCTAA
- a CDS encoding NADP-dependent malic enzyme, translating into MNKESKRREALLYHSEPTPGKIQVVPTKKYATQRDLSLAYSPGVAEPCLDIAANVEDVYKYTAKGNLVAVISNGTAVLGLGDIGPEASKPVMEGKGLLFKIFSDIDVFDIEIGTKDIEEFIQTVKNIAPTFGGINLEDIKAPESFEIERRLVEELDIPVMHDDQHGTAIISSAALINALELAGKKAEDVKVVVSGAGSAAIACTDLYVLLGVQVKNIKMFNSKGLLTKDNPSLSELQMKYAVDGPKVDLAEAVKGADVFIGLSSGDILTPAMLLTMKENPIVFAMANPNPEIDYNVATETRKDVIMATGRSDFPNQVNNVLGFPYIFRGALDVRATKINEAMKMAAVKALAILAKEPVPEQVNVAYGATKLGFGNDYIIPKPFDPRLITVVAPAVARAAMESGVAKNPITDWAAYEDVLRERMGNDNKMVRLITNRAKVSPKRIVFAEADQLNVLKAAQIVHEDGIGFPILLGNKEVILELKEELGFDAELEIIDPKTNEEEGRRNRFANSYWETRGRRGVSLLDSQKFMRERNYFAAMMVNEGEADALVTGHTRSYPTVVKPMLQLIEKAPGASLIATANMMLTSRGPMFLSDTAININPSTEDLINIAIMTAKTAKMFGVEPVIAMVSYSNFGSSTSPNASKVREAVAYLHKNHPEMIVDGEIQADFALNQEMLAEKFPFSKLAGKKVNTLIFPNLDSANITYKMLKELYKVNSIGPIMMGMGKPVHIFQLGASVEEMVNMAAIAVIDAQEKESKKIKLAK; encoded by the coding sequence ATGAACAAAGAGAGTAAAAGAAGAGAAGCGTTACTGTACCATTCAGAACCAACTCCAGGAAAAATTCAGGTAGTTCCAACAAAAAAATATGCAACCCAAAGAGACTTGTCTTTGGCTTATTCGCCAGGAGTTGCAGAGCCATGTTTAGACATTGCAGCAAACGTAGAAGACGTTTACAAATATACAGCAAAAGGTAATTTAGTTGCCGTAATCTCAAACGGTACAGCAGTTTTAGGACTTGGAGACATTGGCCCTGAGGCTTCTAAGCCTGTAATGGAAGGGAAAGGATTATTGTTTAAGATATTCTCTGATATTGATGTTTTTGATATTGAAATCGGTACAAAAGATATTGAAGAATTTATTCAGACCGTAAAAAATATTGCCCCAACTTTCGGAGGGATAAATCTGGAAGACATTAAAGCACCGGAATCTTTTGAAATCGAAAGACGATTGGTAGAAGAATTAGACATTCCGGTAATGCACGACGATCAGCACGGTACAGCCATTATCTCGTCAGCAGCTTTAATTAATGCCCTTGAATTGGCAGGAAAAAAAGCAGAAGATGTAAAAGTTGTAGTTTCGGGTGCAGGTTCTGCAGCGATTGCTTGTACTGATTTATATGTTTTGTTAGGAGTTCAGGTTAAGAACATCAAGATGTTTAACAGTAAAGGACTTTTAACAAAAGACAACCCTTCACTATCAGAATTGCAAATGAAATATGCAGTTGATGGTCCTAAAGTTGATTTGGCAGAAGCAGTAAAAGGAGCTGATGTTTTCATCGGATTATCTTCAGGAGACATCCTGACGCCTGCAATGTTGTTGACCATGAAAGAGAATCCGATTGTTTTTGCGATGGCAAATCCAAATCCGGAGATCGATTATAACGTAGCGACAGAAACTCGTAAAGATGTTATTATGGCTACAGGACGTTCGGACTTTCCTAACCAGGTAAACAACGTTTTAGGTTTTCCGTATATTTTCAGAGGAGCATTAGACGTACGTGCTACAAAAATAAACGAAGCTATGAAAATGGCTGCGGTAAAAGCATTAGCTATTTTGGCAAAAGAGCCGGTACCGGAGCAGGTTAACGTAGCCTACGGAGCAACAAAATTAGGTTTTGGTAACGATTATATCATCCCTAAACCATTTGACCCTAGATTGATTACCGTTGTGGCGCCTGCAGTTGCAAGAGCAGCAATGGAATCAGGAGTAGCAAAAAATCCTATTACAGACTGGGCAGCTTATGAAGATGTGCTTCGCGAACGTATGGGGAACGATAATAAAATGGTGCGTTTGATTACCAACCGTGCTAAAGTAAGCCCTAAAAGAATTGTTTTTGCTGAGGCAGATCAGTTAAACGTACTTAAAGCAGCGCAAATTGTACATGAGGACGGAATTGGTTTCCCAATTTTACTAGGAAACAAAGAAGTTATTTTAGAGCTGAAAGAAGAATTAGGTTTTGATGCAGAATTGGAGATCATCGATCCTAAAACGAATGAAGAAGAAGGAAGACGTAACCGATTTGCAAATTCTTACTGGGAAACAAGAGGAAGAAGAGGCGTTTCGTTATTGGATTCACAAAAATTCATGCGTGAAAGAAACTACTTTGCTGCTATGATGGTGAATGAAGGTGAAGCAGATGCTTTGGTAACTGGTCATACAAGAAGTTATCCAACGGTAGTAAAACCAATGTTACAACTGATTGAAAAAGCACCGGGAGCTTCATTAATCGCTACAGCCAACATGATGTTGACGTCACGCGGACCAATGTTCTTGTCTGATACAGCAATTAACATCAACCCTTCAACAGAAGATTTGATTAACATTGCTATCATGACCGCTAAAACCGCTAAAATGTTTGGTGTAGAGCCTGTTATTGCAATGGTTTCTTATTCAAATTTCGGATCTTCAACAAGTCCAAATGCATCAAAAGTAAGAGAAGCTGTAGCTTATCTGCATAAAAATCATCCGGAAATGATTGTTGACGGAGAAATTCAGGCCGATTTCGCATTGAATCAGGAAATGCTTGCAGAAAAATTTCCATTCTCTAAATTAGCAGGTAAAAAAGTGAATACTTTGATCTTCCCTAACTTAGATTCGGCTAACATTACCTATAAAATGTTAAAGGAATTGTATAAAGTAAACTCTATTGGACCAATTATGATGGGAATGGGTAAACCAGTTCACATTTTCCAATTAGGAGCAAGCGTTGAAGAGATGGTAAATATGGCTGCAATTGCAGTTATTGACGCTCAGGAAAAAGAGAGTAAAAAGATTAAATTAGCAAAATAG
- the ruvA gene encoding Holliday junction branch migration protein RuvA, with the protein MIAHLQGKLVEKNPTDVVIECGGVGYQVNISLHTFSLIPNVENIKLYTHLQIKEDAHTLFGFVEKSEREIFRMLLSVSGIGANIARTMLSSIEPRQIINAIASGDVGVIQSIKGIGNKTAQRVILDLKEKVLKLYDLDEVSVVQNNTNRDEALSALEVLGFVRKTSEKVVEKIVKEDPEATVETIIKKALKSL; encoded by the coding sequence ATGATAGCACATTTACAGGGGAAATTAGTAGAGAAAAATCCAACAGATGTCGTAATTGAATGCGGCGGAGTGGGGTACCAGGTAAACATTTCTTTACATACCTTTTCATTAATTCCCAATGTAGAAAATATAAAATTGTATACGCATCTTCAAATCAAAGAAGATGCGCATACATTATTTGGTTTTGTAGAAAAATCAGAGCGCGAAATATTCAGAATGTTATTGTCGGTTTCCGGAATTGGAGCAAACATTGCCAGAACAATGTTGTCGTCTATAGAACCAAGACAAATTATCAATGCTATTGCCTCTGGAGATGTAGGCGTAATCCAGTCCATAAAAGGAATCGGAAACAAAACAGCACAAAGAGTTATACTTGATTTAAAAGAAAAAGTGTTAAAATTGTACGATTTGGACGAAGTTTCGGTCGTTCAAAACAATACAAATCGAGATGAAGCGTTATCTGCTTTGGAGGTTTTAGGTTTTGTACGTAAAACTTCTGAAAAAGTAGTGGAGAAAATCGTAAAAGAAGACCCAGAAGCTACGGTGGAAACCATCATCAAAAAAGCATTAAAAAGCCTATAA
- a CDS encoding OmpA family protein, producing the protein MKSQKILYTLSFLFLFLNTIAQTGKINYADAKYEKYAYIDAIKIYENVADKGYKDEKMFQRLGNSYYFNGELVKALKWYDELFGMNKQQEPEYLYRYAQCLKAAGNYTKADATLEKFNQKQATDKRGVLFETNKNYLSAIKANSGRFEIADAGINSKYSDYGSTIFDNKLVFTSARDTGGVAKKNFKWTNSSFTNLYTAEMLPDGSIGTPQRFQKKVNTKFNESTPVFTKDGRTMYFTRNNFLNGKRGRDEKKVTLLKLYKANLIEGEWKNIEALPFNSDQYSVAHPTLSLDEKTLYFASDMPGTLGQSDLFKVAINGDGTFGKPQNLGAAINTEGRETFPFISEDNELYFATDGRPGLGGLDVFVAKINKEDTFEEIQNIGEPINSPQDDFAFVINSKNRNGFFSSNRDNGHGLDDVYRFTERRKLNCEQELLGTITDLETNVVLSNTKVALFDENFQAVAEVVSDEKGNYIFPNVKCGKNYFVRASKTDYESKETPVTINRNSGKTTLLIQLEKRVKPIGVGTDLAKTLDIPIIYFDLDKATIKKESAYQLEKIIEILKQYPTLKLDIRSHTDSRQTLKYNQVLSDKRAKSTRNWLIQKGVDPTRLTAKGYGETQLVNHCSDGVKCTEEEHERNRRSEFVITNL; encoded by the coding sequence ATGAAAAGCCAAAAAATACTATACACCTTATCCTTTTTATTTCTTTTTCTAAATACAATTGCACAGACCGGCAAAATAAATTATGCTGATGCCAAATACGAAAAGTACGCTTATATCGATGCCATAAAAATCTATGAAAATGTGGCTGACAAAGGATATAAAGACGAAAAAATGTTTCAGCGTCTTGGGAATTCCTACTATTTTAACGGAGAGCTCGTAAAAGCTTTGAAGTGGTATGATGAATTGTTTGGCATGAACAAACAGCAGGAGCCGGAATACTTGTACCGATATGCACAATGTCTGAAAGCTGCCGGAAATTATACGAAAGCAGATGCGACATTAGAAAAATTCAATCAAAAACAGGCAACCGATAAAAGAGGGGTTTTGTTTGAAACGAATAAGAACTATTTAAGCGCCATAAAAGCAAATTCAGGACGATTTGAAATTGCCGATGCCGGAATAAACTCTAAATATTCAGATTACGGAAGCACCATCTTTGACAATAAATTAGTTTTTACCTCCGCCCGGGATACAGGAGGAGTGGCAAAGAAAAATTTCAAATGGACCAATAGTTCCTTTACCAATTTATACACCGCCGAGATGTTGCCGGACGGGAGTATAGGAACGCCACAACGTTTTCAGAAAAAAGTAAATACAAAATTCAACGAATCGACACCCGTTTTCACGAAAGACGGTCGAACCATGTACTTTACCCGAAATAATTTTTTAAACGGGAAAAGAGGCAGAGACGAGAAAAAAGTCACCTTATTAAAATTGTATAAAGCAAACCTAATTGAAGGGGAATGGAAAAATATAGAAGCACTTCCGTTCAACAGCGATCAGTATAGTGTAGCGCATCCAACCTTAAGTTTAGACGAAAAAACACTTTATTTTGCTTCAGATATGCCGGGAACCTTAGGCCAGTCTGACTTGTTTAAAGTAGCCATAAACGGTGACGGAACCTTTGGAAAACCTCAAAATTTAGGCGCAGCAATCAATACCGAAGGCAGAGAAACCTTTCCTTTTATTTCAGAAGATAATGAACTTTATTTCGCAACCGACGGAAGACCTGGATTGGGCGGACTTGACGTATTCGTAGCAAAAATAAATAAAGAAGACACTTTTGAAGAAATACAAAACATAGGGGAACCAATCAATAGTCCACAGGACGATTTTGCTTTTGTAATAAACAGTAAAAACAGAAACGGATTTTTCTCTTCCAACAGAGACAATGGCCACGGACTTGATGATGTTTACCGATTTACCGAAAGACGAAAACTAAATTGCGAGCAGGAATTACTGGGTACTATAACCGATTTGGAAACCAATGTGGTTCTTTCAAATACCAAAGTAGCATTGTTTGATGAAAATTTCCAGGCCGTAGCAGAAGTTGTTTCGGATGAAAAAGGAAACTATATTTTTCCGAATGTAAAATGTGGTAAAAATTATTTTGTACGTGCTTCAAAAACAGATTATGAAAGCAAAGAAACCCCGGTAACCATAAACAGAAACTCTGGAAAAACAACCTTACTAATTCAGCTCGAAAAGAGAGTTAAACCAATTGGAGTTGGAACCGATCTGGCCAAGACACTTGATATTCCGATTATTTATTTTGATCTGGACAAAGCGACTATTAAAAAAGAATCTGCTTATCAGCTGGAGAAAATTATCGAAATACTAAAACAGTATCCAACCTTAAAATTAGATATCCGTTCTCATACAGACAGTCGACAAACCTTGAAATACAATCAGGTTTTATCGGATAAACGAGCCAAATCGACTAGAAACTGGCTGATTCAAAAAGGAGTAGATCCAACCCGATTAACCGCAAAAGGTTACGGTGAAACACAATTGGTAAACCACTGTTCTGATGGTGTAAAATGCACCGAAGAAGAACACGAACGCAACAGAAGAAGTGAGTTTGTAATCACCAATTTGTAA